In Triplophysa rosa linkage group LG7, Trosa_1v2, whole genome shotgun sequence, the following proteins share a genomic window:
- the krt18b gene encoding keratin, type I cytoskeletal 18b → MSYYAPQASHISFTRSVPVNRAASTYGGAGGHGTRISSASAMSLRSAPRSGGISASSAFKVSSAGMGAGSGGSLKMGMGNERGHMQNLNDRLAAYLETVRRLEQENGKLEHQIREALEKGGPEARDNSKYTSILDDLRNKVFDATVDNASLVLQIDNARLAVDDFRVKFESEMAIRQSVEADIGGLKRVLDDTNVGRLNVEGEIESLKEELLFLKKNHENEVGELRNQITQSGVQVDVDAPKGQDMSQVMEEMRANYEKMALKNVEELKMWHENQMSEVQVQVAQNTEALQGAQMELNDLRRQIQTLEIELASQQNLRASLEDTLRNTEMRSNAEVEKYNNIILQLEAELAQLRSKITEQGQEYEALLNMKMKLEAEISTYKKLLDGGDFKLQDALDERD, encoded by the exons ATGAGCTACTACGCACCTCAGGCATCTCACATCTCCTTCACCCGCTCTGTGCCCGTAAACCGTGCCGCTAGCACGTATGGCGGGGCGGGAGGTCACGGTACGAGGATCTCCTCTGCCTCTGCCATGTCTCTCCGTTCTGCCCCTAGAAGCGGGGGCATTTCTGCTTCCAGTGCCTTCAAGGTGAGCTCTGCAGGCATGGGCGCTGGCTCGGGGGGGTCCCTGAAAATGGGCATGGGCAATGAGAGAGGCCATATGCAGAATCTGAATGACCGCCTGGCCGCTTATCTGGAGACAGTGAGAAGGCTGGAACAGGAGAATGGCAAACTGGAGCATCAGATCAGAGAGGCCCTTGAGAAAGGAGGACCAGAGGCCCGCGATAATAGCAAGTACACCTCCATCCTGGATGATCTGAGGAACAAG GTTTTTGATGCCACTGTGGACAATGCAAGTCTTGTTCTGCAGATTGACAATGCTCGCCTGGCTGTAGATGACTTCAGAGTCAA ATTTGAGAGTGAAATGGCCATCAGGCAGTCAGTGGAAGCAGATATTGGAGGTCTGAAGAGGGTACTTGATGACACCAATGTTGGTCGCCTGAATGTGGAGGGTGAAATTGAGTCCTTGAAAGAAGAGCTTCTATTCCTCAAGAAGAAccatgaaaat GAAGTTGGAGAGTTACGAAACCAGATCACCCAGTCAGGTGTTCAGGTTGATGTTGACGCACCCAAGGGGCAGGATATGTCTCAAGTGATGGAAGAAATGAGGGCCAACTATGAAAAAATGGCTCTTAAAAATGTGGAAGAACTTAAAATGTGGCATGAAAACCAG ATGTCAGAAGTCCAGGTTCAGGTAGCTCAGAACACAGAAGCGTTACAAGGTGCCCAAATGGAGTTGAATGACCTGCGAAGACAGATTCAGACTCTTGAAATAGAGCTTGCATCACAACAAAACCTG AGAGCGTCGCTTGAAGACACGCTAAGGAATACTGAGATGCGTTCAAATGCAGAGGTGGAGAAGTATAATAACATCATATTGCAGCTTGAAGCTGAGCTGGCACAGCTGAGGTCAAAGATCACAGAGCAGGGTCAAGAATACGAAGCCCTGCTCAATATGAAGATGAAACTGGAGGCAGAAATCAGCACATACAAGAAACTCCTGGATGGAGGAGACTTCAA GCTCCAGGATGCCTTAGATGAGAGAGATTAA
- the si:dkey-195m11.8 gene encoding fidgetin-like protein 2, whose protein sequence is MMQWSSDDVYDVSSTTSPPVHPKPLPFPQPSRPGFSGYTDDISALSASSLLKRYAERYSFSSALPEHGSFLRSEQHQEAWPVGYVAEGPPGLDALKGSRSDLTVQQYNGGPTSQDFSSSYSSQHLLPKPSYLPSPAFALPSAYLPPTPGYAYPQQCGLTAGYPHSTPPLLPSGLHTPTPLNALHVHAEPPRNRKFGFDQPKTARVSPYTIRDKSDRQSGDGGNVNESCGTDVQSYRPDRLSSHTDIEVDSVGKTGNVQPLEARSYGGSGQYTYP, encoded by the coding sequence ATGATGCAGTGGTCATCCGATGATGTCTATGATGTCTCCTCCACCACATCACCTCCAGTTCACCCTAAGCCCCTCCCATTTCCGCAGCCTAGTCGCCCCGGATTCTCAGGCTACACTGACGATATCAGCGCCCTGAGTGCTTCTAGCTTGCTGAAGCGTTATGCTGAGAGGTATTCCTTCAGCTCCGCTTTACCGGAGCACGGGAGTTTCCTAAGGAGCGAGCAGCATCAGGAGGCGTGGCCTGTCGGATACGTTGCAGAGGGCCCCCCTGGTTTAGATGCATTAAAGGGGAGCAGAAGTGATCTTACAGTGCAGCAATACAACGGCGGCCCTACATCTCAGGATTTCTCCTCATCTTACAGTTCCCAACACCTGCTCCCCAAACCATCCTATCTCCCCTCACCAGCGTTTGCCTTACCGTCTGCATACCTGCCTCCTACACCGGGCTATGCTTATCCCCAGCAGTGCGGTCTTACCGCCGGTTACCCCCACAGCACTCCGCCTTTGCTGCCCTCGGGCCTGCACACACCCACGCCTTTGAATGCCCTCCACGTTCATGCCGAACCTCCACGCAACAGGAAGTTCGGCTTCGACCAACCCAAAACCGCCAGAGTGTCTCCTTACACAATCAGGGACAAGAGCGATCGGCAGAGCGGAGATGGGGGGAACGTAAACGAAAGCTGCGGGACGGACGTCCAAAGCTACCGCCCGGACAGACTGTCCTCTCATACCGATATTGAGGTAGATTCTGTCGGCAAGACCGGTAATGTGCAGCCACTGGAGGCACGGTCATATGGAGGTTCAGGACAGTACACATATCCTTAA